The DNA segment GCGGGCAACCCCGACGGCGTCGCGAGCGTCAACGGCATGATCGAGCCCGAGCAGGTGGCGCAGGTCGTTACGGAGGCGCTCGCCGAGGAGCGCTTCCTCGTGCTGCCGCACCCCGAAGTGGCGACCTACATCCAGCGCAAGGCGGGCGACTACGACCGCTGGATCCGCGGCATGCAGCGGCTGCGGGAGAAGTACGAGGGCTGAGCCGCTCGCGCCAAAGCAAACGCCCCGGAGCGATTGCTCGCTCTCCGGGGCGTTGTTGTTGGGAGCGTGCGGCTTAGAGCCGAACGCGCAGCTGCAGCAGGATCTCGCGACCGAGCGATGTCGTGGTCACGCGATCTTGGAGGCCGCCCGGGACCGGCGCGATCGCGCCGGGGCGGGAGCCTTCGCTGAACGCGTAGGTCTTGTCGCCGAGGTTCTTGCCGACCACGCCAATCTCCCAGCGGCCCTCCTCCGTGTAGAGGCGGATCGCTGCGTCGACGAGAGCGAACGCGTCCTGCTCGAATGCGTTCGGACGCCCCTCGAGCGGGTAGCCGCTGCTGTACCTCACATCGCTACTGAACCCGACGCGCCAGCCATTGCCCGCATCGAGGTCGTAGGAGGTGCCGACGTAGAAGGCGACGTCGGCACTGCGCTCGCGCGGATAGCCGTTCAGATCCTGGCCGTCGACCTGAATGAACTGCTTCGTGTAGTCGGCGTCGGTGAGCGCGAAGGCGCCCCTGAAGGTCAGGCCCTCGACCGGCGTCATCCAGTGGAAGTCGAGCTCGAAACCCTTGGTCGTCAACTCGCTCGCGTTGAACGTGAAGAACTGGATCGCGGTCGAATTGAACTGCTGTACTTGAAGGTCCTCATACCGGTAGTGGAAGACCGTCGCCGATAGCCGCAGGCTGTTGTCGAAGAGGTTGCTCTTGAGTCCCGCCTCACCGCCCTTCGCGGTCTCCGAGTCGTAGATCAGGGCTCCGGGGAAGTTGCACTGGCCCGTCACCGGATTCACGGGAGCTGGCGGACAGGTGTTCAAGCCGCTGTTGGGCAGAACGCTGTTGTCGATGCCGCCCGACTTGAAGCCCTGCTTGTAGGCGCCGTAGACGCTCACCTCGTCAGTGATCGTCCAGTTGAGGGCGACCTCGGGTGACCAGTTGTCGTCGTCGAACTCGAGTCCGTCAGAGATGCTGAAGCCACTCGGACGGAATCCGATGGACGCCAAGAACGCGTGCATGTACGGAATGTCGATGCGCCCTTGCTTGCTCTCATCCGTGTACCGGACGCCCGCCGTCAGCTCGAGATCGTCCGTGATGTCCCAATAGCCGGCGACGTAAGCGGAGTACACGCGCGTATCGAGGTAGTGATTCTTGTTGTAGTCGTAGCCGTTGCCGGTGGCGGGATCGCGCCCGTCCGGCAGAAAGCGCGCGGGGAAGATCGCCGGCAGCGCCGGGGACAAGGCCACGTTCACGGCGTACTGGTATGCCTCGAACACCTGCTCGACGTCCTGCAGGAAGAAGCCTGCCTGGAAGTTGACCGGGAAGTCGAAGTCGCTCGACAGCCGGAGCTCCTGGGTGATGCCCTTGTAGATGTTGCGGTGCAGGCCGTTGTAGAAGCCGGCAGGCGTCGAGCCATTGGTCGGGCTGCAGTAGCAATAGATGTCGAGGTCGCGGTGATCGAGGTTCAGGTAGCCGGTGATCGAAGTCAGATTCAGGCCGTCGGTCAGGCCCCAGTTCAGCTCGAGGGACGTGAGCCACGTGTCCTGATCGAGGAACGGAACGCCATCGTCGCCGCCGTAGGGAAGGCCGATCGCTTGCTTCGGTGTCACGTCGGAGATCGCAAAGTTCC comes from the Deltaproteobacteria bacterium genome and includes:
- a CDS encoding TonB-dependent receptor, producing the protein MAKHFRFGIAALVWAIALPAFAQDAAPTAAPADRDSGVEEIMVTARQKEETLQDVPVTVAAFTEMDLDRYNVQNLQEAAKLVPNFQIVQGNSGNGSNLYLRGVGSSSISAAFDQSVAINVDGVVGNIGRLIHNAYLDMAQLEVLKGPQSLYFGKSATAGVVSVRTKDPGEELEVELMTGYEFGYSQLYTEAIVSTPVTDTLGVRLAAGWSKADKLRENLSTAAKHHWRGDESANARLTVVWDPLDNLTARFKLNFSKYQNNGSNGITESRCLGANGAQQRTNSGFGGVFTNFSEDCKFNGNFAISDVTPKQAIGLPYGGDDGVPFLDQDTWLTSLELNWGLTDGLNLTSITGYLNLDHRDLDIYCYCSPTNGSTPAGFYNGLHRNIYKGITQELRLSSDFDFPVNFQAGFFLQDVEQVFEAYQYAVNVALSPALPAIFPARFLPDGRDPATGNGYDYNKNHYLDTRVYSAYVAGYWDITDDLELTAGVRYTDESKQGRIDIPYMHAFLASIGFRPSGFSISDGLEFDDDNWSPEVALNWTITDEVSVYGAYKQGFKSGGIDNSVLPNSGLNTCPPAPVNPVTGQCNFPGALIYDSETAKGGEAGLKSNLFDNSLRLSATVFHYRYEDLQVQQFNSTAIQFFTFNASELTTKGFELDFHWMTPVEGLTFRGAFALTDADYTKQFIQVDGQDLNGYPRERSADVAFYVGTSYDLDAGNGWRVGFSSDVRYSSGYPLEGRPNAFEQDAFALVDAAIRLYTEEGRWEIGVVGKNLGDKTYAFSEGSRPGAIAPVPGGLQDRVTTTSLGREILLQLRVRL